In one Modestobacter sp. L9-4 genomic region, the following are encoded:
- the scpB gene encoding SMC-Scp complex subunit ScpB, translating to MTDEPSAPRPFSWDAVVAEVAAGLAEGEAEGTGAEQSWDAVAARLAAEFGRPGTGPDAAGTPSTRVLGRAPADPPVELVVVPEPEAAVEETVTPVQEELPWDGTPVDDADLRGGLEALLFVTDSPLDEPSLAAALQSPLARVRAELAALAASYDQRRAGIVLRRVGEGWRLYTREEHAPVVERHLLEGQRSRLTQAALETLAVIAYRQPVTRARVSAIRGVGVDAVVRTLTARGLIREAGSDPDTGGGLYVTTPLFLERLGLTGLDELPELAPLLPDTRTLLDEHPDS from the coding sequence GTGACCGACGAGCCGTCCGCCCCGCGCCCGTTCTCCTGGGACGCCGTGGTCGCCGAGGTGGCCGCCGGGCTGGCCGAGGGGGAGGCCGAGGGCACCGGCGCGGAGCAGAGCTGGGACGCCGTGGCCGCCCGGCTGGCCGCGGAGTTCGGCCGGCCCGGCACCGGCCCGGACGCGGCGGGGACACCGTCGACGCGCGTGCTGGGCCGGGCGCCGGCCGATCCGCCGGTCGAGCTGGTCGTCGTCCCCGAGCCCGAGGCGGCCGTCGAGGAGACCGTCACCCCGGTCCAGGAGGAGCTGCCCTGGGACGGCACCCCCGTGGACGACGCCGACCTGCGCGGCGGGCTGGAGGCGCTGCTGTTCGTCACCGACTCCCCGCTGGACGAGCCGTCGCTGGCTGCGGCGCTGCAGTCCCCGCTCGCCCGGGTGCGGGCGGAGCTGGCCGCGCTGGCCGCCAGCTACGACCAGCGCCGGGCGGGCATCGTGCTGCGCCGGGTGGGGGAGGGGTGGCGGCTCTACACCCGGGAGGAGCACGCTCCGGTCGTCGAGCGCCACCTGCTCGAGGGGCAGCGCAGCCGGCTGACCCAGGCCGCGCTGGAGACCCTCGCGGTGATCGCCTACCGGCAGCCGGTGACCCGCGCCCGGGTCTCGGCCATCCGCGGGGTCGGGGTGGACGCCGTCGTGCGCACACTCACCGCCCGCGGGCTGATCCGCGAGGCCGGGTCCGACCCCGACACCGGGGGCGGGCTGTACGTGACCACGCCGCTGTTCCTCGAACGGCTCGGGCTCACCGGCCTCGACGAGCTGCCCGAGCTCGCCCCGCTGCTGCCCGACACCCGCACCCTGCTCGACGAGCACCCCGACAGCTGA
- a CDS encoding pseudouridine synthase, which yields MDTTADDTPTTSGGEGWSEDMELAPIRPGDVEEPEHDDDSPGERLQKVLARAGVGSRRVSEDMIDAGRISVNGQVVRVQGMRVDPDTAVIAVDGRRVDIRNDKVTYAMNKPVGIITSMSDDRNRPTVGDMIGDLAAGLTHVGRLDQDTEGLLLLTTDGELAHRLTHPSYLVTKTYLAQVTGSVPRDLHRTLRKGIELEDGPVAVDSFHVVDAHAGQSVVEVVLHEGRKHIVRRLLAEVNLPVTRLTRTAIGPIELARMRTGTIRKLTRTEVGALHELVGM from the coding sequence ATGGACACGACTGCAGACGACACTCCCACCACCTCCGGCGGTGAGGGCTGGTCCGAGGACATGGAGCTCGCACCGATCCGCCCGGGTGACGTCGAGGAGCCCGAGCACGACGACGACAGCCCCGGCGAGCGGCTGCAGAAGGTGCTGGCCCGGGCCGGGGTCGGCTCCCGGCGCGTCTCCGAGGACATGATCGACGCCGGCCGGATCAGCGTGAACGGCCAGGTCGTGCGGGTGCAGGGCATGCGCGTGGACCCCGACACCGCGGTCATCGCGGTCGACGGGCGGCGGGTCGACATCCGCAACGACAAGGTCACCTACGCGATGAACAAGCCCGTCGGCATCATCACCTCGATGAGCGACGACCGGAACCGCCCGACCGTCGGGGACATGATCGGTGACCTCGCCGCCGGGCTGACCCACGTCGGCCGCCTCGACCAGGACACCGAGGGCCTGCTGCTGCTCACCACGGACGGCGAGCTCGCCCACCGCCTCACCCACCCGTCCTACCTGGTGACCAAGACCTACCTGGCCCAGGTCACCGGCTCGGTGCCGCGCGACCTGCACCGCACCCTGCGCAAGGGCATCGAGCTGGAGGACGGCCCGGTCGCGGTCGACTCCTTCCACGTCGTCGACGCCCACGCCGGCCAGTCCGTGGTCGAGGTCGTGCTGCACGAGGGCCGCAAGCACATCGTCCGCCGGCTGCTGGCCGAGGTGAACCTGCCGGTCACCCGGCTGACCCGCACCGCCATCGGGCCGATCGAGCTGGCCCGGATGCGCACCGGCACCATCCGCAAGCTCACCCGCACCGAGGTCGGCGCCCTCCACGAGCTCGTCGGCATGTAG
- a CDS encoding glycoside hydrolase family 3 N-terminal domain-containing protein: protein MTSSPSSSDHDPAAPAADVWADPARPLPERVRALMDVMTLEEKVAQLYGIWTTISDGEEVAPNQHEFSEPLPPWEELTKPGLGQLTRVFGTGPVEPLTGARVLAQTQRDLVANSRLGIPAVAHEECLTGFTAWQATVFPTPLAWGASFDTASVETMAAGIGELMRSVGVHQGLSPVLDVSFDHRWGRTEETISEDPYLVAVLGSAYTRGLESSGIVATLKHFAGYSGSGSGRNHAPVRLGPRDFADIVLPPFETALREGGARSVMNSYAAVDGLPPAADPALMTGLLRETLGFDGVVVADYFAVSMLETTQGVASSPGDAAAQALRAGIDVELPTVRCYGEPLLERIRSGEVGMDVIDRALERVLLQKGELGLLDAGWDPEPAALRDAPESLDFDPPHMRALARTLAERSVVLLDNRASVLPLQSPAKLAVVGPAADEVLSLMGCYAFPNHVGVQHPDMPLGIELPTLLDAVRTEFPDAEVTTAQGVPVQELDRSGIAEAVRVAGGSDVVLAVLGDVAGLFGRGTSGEGCDADDLSLPGLQGELLEALLETGKPVVVVLLTGRPYALGAVVDRAAAIVQAFFPGEEGAGAVAGVLSGRVNPSGRLPVSVPATPGGSPATYLHPILGAHSGISSADPTPAFPFGHGLSYTSFELGDLQVAGADGTATGELATDGSVTVSATVRNTGERDGAQVVQLYLHDPVASVVRPVTQLAGFARVELAAGAGARVSFTLHADRTSFTGRELTRIVESGDLVLKVGTSSTDLPLETTVRVTGPDRVVGVDRVLTTPVEVTAL from the coding sequence GTGACCTCGTCACCGTCCTCGTCCGACCACGACCCGGCTGCCCCCGCCGCCGACGTGTGGGCCGACCCGGCACGCCCGCTGCCCGAGCGCGTCCGCGCCCTGATGGACGTGATGACCCTCGAGGAGAAGGTCGCCCAGCTCTACGGCATCTGGACGACGATCTCCGACGGCGAGGAGGTGGCCCCCAACCAGCACGAGTTCTCCGAGCCGCTCCCGCCGTGGGAGGAGCTGACCAAGCCCGGCCTCGGGCAGCTCACCCGCGTCTTCGGCACCGGCCCGGTCGAGCCGCTCACCGGCGCCCGTGTCCTCGCCCAGACCCAGCGCGACCTCGTGGCCAACTCCCGCCTGGGCATCCCGGCCGTGGCGCACGAGGAGTGCCTGACCGGCTTCACCGCCTGGCAGGCCACCGTCTTCCCGACCCCGCTGGCCTGGGGCGCGTCCTTCGACACCGCCTCGGTGGAGACCATGGCCGCCGGCATCGGCGAGCTCATGCGCTCGGTCGGCGTGCACCAGGGCCTGTCCCCGGTGCTCGACGTGAGCTTCGACCACCGCTGGGGCCGCACCGAGGAGACCATCAGCGAGGACCCCTACCTCGTCGCCGTCCTCGGCTCGGCGTACACCCGCGGGCTGGAGAGCTCCGGGATCGTCGCCACGCTCAAGCACTTCGCCGGGTACTCGGGCTCGGGCTCGGGCCGCAACCACGCCCCGGTGCGGCTGGGCCCCCGCGACTTCGCCGACATCGTGCTCCCCCCGTTCGAGACCGCACTGCGCGAGGGCGGTGCCCGCTCGGTGATGAACTCCTACGCCGCCGTCGACGGCCTGCCCCCGGCCGCGGACCCCGCGCTCATGACGGGCCTGCTGCGGGAGACCCTCGGCTTCGACGGCGTCGTCGTGGCCGACTACTTCGCCGTCTCCATGCTGGAGACCACCCAGGGCGTGGCCTCCTCCCCCGGTGACGCCGCCGCGCAGGCGCTGCGGGCCGGCATCGACGTCGAGCTGCCCACGGTGCGCTGCTACGGCGAGCCGCTGCTGGAGCGCATCCGCTCCGGCGAGGTCGGCATGGACGTCATCGACCGGGCGCTGGAGCGGGTGCTGCTGCAGAAGGGCGAGCTGGGCCTGCTGGACGCCGGCTGGGACCCCGAGCCCGCGGCGCTGCGGGACGCCCCCGAGAGCCTGGACTTCGACCCGCCGCACATGCGTGCGCTGGCCCGCACGCTGGCCGAGCGTTCCGTCGTCCTGCTGGACAACCGCGCCTCGGTGCTGCCGCTGCAGTCGCCGGCGAAGCTCGCCGTCGTCGGTCCCGCCGCCGACGAGGTGCTGTCGCTGATGGGCTGCTACGCCTTCCCGAACCACGTGGGCGTGCAGCACCCGGACATGCCGCTGGGCATCGAGCTCCCCACCCTGCTGGACGCCGTGCGCACCGAGTTCCCCGACGCCGAGGTCACCACCGCCCAGGGCGTCCCCGTGCAGGAGCTGGACCGCAGCGGCATCGCCGAGGCAGTGCGCGTCGCCGGTGGGTCCGACGTCGTCCTCGCCGTCCTCGGCGACGTCGCGGGTCTGTTCGGCCGCGGCACCTCCGGTGAGGGCTGCGACGCCGACGACCTCAGCCTGCCGGGCCTGCAGGGCGAGCTGCTCGAGGCCCTGCTGGAGACCGGCAAGCCGGTCGTGGTCGTGCTGCTCACCGGCCGCCCCTACGCCCTCGGCGCGGTCGTCGACCGGGCCGCGGCCATCGTGCAGGCCTTCTTCCCGGGCGAGGAGGGCGCCGGCGCGGTCGCCGGTGTGCTCAGCGGGCGGGTCAACCCCTCCGGGCGGCTGCCGGTCTCGGTGCCGGCCACCCCCGGCGGCTCGCCGGCCACCTACCTGCACCCGATCCTGGGCGCCCACAGCGGGATCAGCTCCGCCGACCCGACGCCGGCCTTCCCGTTCGGGCACGGCCTGTCCTACACGTCCTTCGAGCTCGGCGACCTGCAGGTCGCCGGCGCCGACGGCACGGCGACCGGGGAGCTGGCCACCGACGGCTCGGTCACGGTCTCGGCGACGGTGCGCAACACCGGGGAGCGGGACGGCGCCCAGGTCGTGCAGCTCTACCTGCACGACCCGGTCGCCAGCGTCGTGCGCCCGGTCACCCAGCTCGCCGGCTTCGCCCGGGTCGAGCTGGCCGCCGGCGCGGGCGCCCGCGTCTCGTTCACGCTGCACGCCGACCGGACGTCGTTCACCGGCCGGGAGCTGACCCGCATCGTCGAGTCCGGTGACCTGGTGCTCAAGGTCGGCACGTCGAGCACCGACCTGCCGCTGGAGACCACCGTCCGCGTCACCGGCCCCGACCGCGTCGTCGGCGTGGACCGCGTCCTCACCACCCCGGTCGAGGTCACCGCGCTGTAA
- a CDS encoding LacI family DNA-binding transcriptional regulator has product MPPHQLGRPTLASIAAAAGVSLPTVSKVVNGKTDVAPATRAHVQALLEQHNYVPVTRRPPEDVLVDVVFTALDSPWAVEILRGVTESGLEVVVSSQSRTSDVDWVQALVAGGRRGALVVTSRLTPADQRRLGRSKLPVVVIDPVDMPGQDVPSVGATNWAGGLAATEHLVELGHRRIAVVGGPQAYLCSRARIDGYRAALERAGIAVDPALVVHGTFRHQGGYDQAKALLALPDPPTAVFAGSDEQAFGVMEAARQAGLSVPDDLSVVGFDDLPMARWSSPPLTTVRQPLADMGRMAGRMLHDLINGEVLGSQRMELATHLVTRASTAPPRR; this is encoded by the coding sequence GTGCCACCGCACCAGCTGGGCCGACCGACGCTGGCGTCCATCGCCGCGGCCGCCGGGGTCTCGCTGCCCACCGTGTCCAAGGTGGTCAACGGCAAGACCGACGTCGCCCCCGCCACCCGCGCGCACGTGCAGGCACTGCTGGAGCAGCACAACTACGTCCCGGTGACCCGCCGCCCGCCCGAGGACGTGCTCGTCGACGTCGTCTTCACCGCACTCGACAGCCCCTGGGCGGTGGAGATCCTCCGCGGTGTGACCGAGAGCGGCCTGGAGGTGGTGGTCTCCTCGCAGAGCCGCACGTCGGACGTCGACTGGGTGCAGGCACTGGTCGCCGGCGGTCGCCGCGGCGCGCTCGTCGTCACCTCCCGGCTCACCCCCGCCGACCAGCGCCGGCTGGGCCGCTCCAAGCTGCCCGTCGTCGTCATCGACCCGGTCGACATGCCCGGGCAGGACGTCCCCAGCGTCGGGGCGACCAACTGGGCCGGCGGGCTGGCAGCCACCGAGCACCTGGTCGAGCTGGGCCACCGGCGCATCGCCGTCGTCGGGGGGCCGCAGGCCTACCTGTGCAGCCGGGCGCGCATCGACGGCTACCGGGCCGCGCTCGAGCGCGCCGGCATCGCCGTCGACCCCGCACTGGTCGTGCACGGCACCTTCCGGCACCAGGGCGGCTACGACCAGGCGAAGGCGCTGCTGGCCCTGCCCGACCCGCCGACGGCGGTCTTCGCCGGCAGCGACGAGCAGGCCTTCGGCGTCATGGAGGCCGCCCGCCAGGCCGGGCTCTCCGTGCCCGACGACCTCAGCGTCGTCGGCTTCGACGACCTGCCGATGGCCCGCTGGTCCTCTCCTCCGCTGACCACCGTGCGCCAGCCGCTGGCCGACATGGGGCGGATGGCCGGCCGGATGCTGCACGACCTGATCAACGGCGAGGTCCTCGGCAGCCAGCGCATGGAGCTGGCCACCCACCTGGTGACCCGCGCCTCCACCGCTCCCCCGCGCCGCTGA
- a CDS encoding ABC transporter substrate-binding protein, translated as MSPRRLTKVAVSATTLALLGSMAACGSDNTAGGSGGGGGGGGGTADVWALQDTNLNPIEQASIDRYNDGDGPGAAKLSTFGNDPYKQRLRTAINSPQAPDVFFNWGGGSLKEYVDAGKIEDLTPMLNDNPDLKNAFLPSVLAGAEIDGKQYGLPMRGVQPVLMFGNLDVLKANGINEMPATWDDLLADVATLKTAGIKTPIALAGSQSWTELMWAEYLLDRVAGPEKFQAIRDNGGSAWSDPDVLKSMQMLKDLIDAGAFGAAEDFSSNSYDEGATSQILANGDAGFHLMGSWEFTNQLGNSPDFVNGGGLGVAPFPTISGGKGDPSNLVGNVSNFYSVTSASPNKEAALEYVKTALTDPTYVSDLIKAGDVMPIAGAREQLAAADNGEYLTQVYDLTSDAKNFQLSWDQDLAADQASKMLTELSNLFLGQQTPEGFVAAMAG; from the coding sequence ATGTCCCCCCGGCGTCTGACCAAGGTGGCCGTGTCGGCCACCACCCTTGCTCTGCTCGGCTCGATGGCTGCTTGCGGCTCCGACAACACCGCCGGTGGTTCCGGCGGCGGTGGTGGCGGTGGCGGCGGCACGGCCGACGTGTGGGCCCTGCAGGACACGAACCTCAACCCGATCGAGCAGGCCTCGATCGACCGTTACAACGACGGTGACGGTCCGGGAGCTGCCAAGCTCTCGACCTTCGGCAACGACCCCTACAAGCAGCGGCTGCGCACGGCGATCAACTCGCCGCAGGCCCCCGACGTCTTCTTCAACTGGGGCGGTGGCTCCCTCAAGGAGTACGTCGACGCCGGGAAGATCGAAGACCTCACCCCGATGCTGAACGACAACCCGGACCTGAAGAACGCGTTCCTCCCGAGCGTGCTCGCCGGTGCCGAGATCGACGGCAAGCAGTACGGCTTGCCGATGCGCGGTGTCCAGCCCGTCCTGATGTTCGGCAACCTCGACGTCCTCAAGGCCAACGGCATCAACGAGATGCCCGCCACCTGGGACGACCTGCTCGCCGACGTCGCGACGCTCAAGACCGCCGGCATCAAGACGCCGATCGCGCTGGCCGGTTCGCAGTCGTGGACCGAGCTCATGTGGGCCGAGTACCTGCTCGACCGCGTGGCTGGCCCGGAGAAGTTCCAGGCGATCCGCGACAACGGCGGCTCGGCGTGGAGCGACCCCGACGTCCTGAAGTCCATGCAGATGCTCAAGGACCTCATCGACGCCGGTGCCTTCGGTGCGGCGGAGGACTTCTCCTCCAACAGCTACGACGAGGGCGCCACCAGCCAGATCCTGGCCAACGGCGACGCCGGCTTCCACCTCATGGGCTCGTGGGAGTTCACGAACCAGCTGGGCAACAGCCCCGACTTCGTGAACGGCGGCGGCCTGGGTGTCGCTCCCTTCCCGACCATCTCCGGTGGCAAGGGCGACCCGTCGAACCTGGTCGGCAACGTGTCGAACTTCTACTCGGTGACCAGCGCGTCCCCGAACAAGGAGGCGGCGCTGGAGTACGTCAAGACGGCGCTGACCGACCCGACGTACGTGTCCGACCTGATCAAGGCCGGCGACGTCATGCCGATCGCCGGTGCGCGTGAGCAGCTGGCGGCCGCGGACAACGGTGAGTACCTGACCCAGGTCTACGACCTCACCAGCGACGCGAAGAACTTCCAGCTCTCCTGGGACCAGGACCTGGCTGCCGACCAGGCGTCGAAGATGCTGACCGAGCTCAGCAACCTCTTCCTGGGTCAGCAGACCCCGGAGGGCTTCGTCGCCGCCATGGCAGGCTGA
- a CDS encoding carbohydrate ABC transporter permease, with protein MAPVLTFFGVFAVLPMVLVVYLSFTDWDGFGFPSLSGGGNWSRLLDDSEVWRSLKLTLVFMVLGWVVQTPIAMLIGVWAAGRQRNRAVLSSIFFLPVLLSTAAIALLWRSVLDPNFGLTQRLPFLDQFNFLGDRTLVIFTVAWVLTWQYVPFHTLLYQSAARGIPVSIYEAATIDGAGRYKQFFRITLPLLRYTLITSTVLMLVGSVTTFDTILLLTNGGPGTATRIAPLYMYITGFSGFEFGYASAIAVVLLIVGAGLSLLVTQLTGFRKMSSQQEGL; from the coding sequence ATGGCACCGGTGCTGACCTTCTTCGGGGTCTTCGCCGTCCTGCCCATGGTGCTGGTCGTCTACCTGAGCTTCACCGACTGGGACGGCTTCGGCTTCCCGTCGCTGTCCGGAGGAGGGAACTGGTCCCGACTCCTCGACGACAGCGAGGTGTGGCGCTCGCTGAAGCTGACGCTCGTGTTCATGGTCCTCGGCTGGGTCGTCCAGACCCCGATCGCGATGCTGATCGGGGTCTGGGCGGCCGGGCGTCAGCGCAACCGCGCCGTCCTGAGCTCGATCTTCTTCCTGCCCGTCCTGCTGTCCACCGCCGCGATCGCGCTGCTGTGGAGGTCGGTGCTGGACCCGAACTTCGGTCTCACCCAGCGGCTGCCCTTCCTGGACCAGTTCAACTTCCTGGGCGACCGCACCCTGGTCATCTTCACGGTGGCCTGGGTGCTGACCTGGCAGTACGTCCCGTTCCACACGCTGCTGTACCAATCGGCGGCGCGGGGGATCCCGGTCTCGATCTACGAGGCCGCGACCATCGACGGTGCCGGGCGCTACAAGCAGTTCTTCCGGATCACGCTGCCGCTGCTGCGCTACACGCTCATCACCTCGACCGTGCTGATGCTGGTCGGGTCGGTGACCACCTTCGACACGATCCTGCTGCTCACCAACGGTGGGCCGGGCACGGCGACCCGCATCGCGCCGCTGTACATGTACATCACCGGCTTCTCCGGCTTCGAGTTCGGCTACGCCAGTGCGATCGCGGTGGTGCTGCTGATCGTCGGTGCCGGCCTGTCCCTGCTGGTCACCCAGCTCACCGGGTTCCGCAAGATGTCCAGTCAGCAGGAGGGTCTGTGA
- a CDS encoding carbohydrate ABC transporter permease, protein MSITQSGVPMATPPASAGPSASITGPKRRKVGREKPNYLAGVLSAIWLVLVLVPLYFVVSSSFRTRQEYLRDNPLKLPSAPTLDNYKSVFTGGFGRYFFNNIVVTVGTVAIVVLLVVPAAYAVARNTSPMVQRGFSLMLIGLAVPAQAVIIPVYLLINQLRLYDTLLAVILPTAAFALPVAMLVMTNSLRDIPNELYEAQVLDGANALQTLRNLVLPLAKPAITTVSVFTALGAWNGFLFPLVLTQSKEQRTLTLGLQTFSSQFGTNVPGLLAAVTLSLLPIFFVYLFGRRYLLGGLTAGFGK, encoded by the coding sequence GTGAGCATCACCCAGTCCGGCGTCCCGATGGCGACGCCGCCGGCCTCGGCCGGCCCCTCGGCCTCGATCACCGGGCCCAAGCGGCGCAAGGTCGGCCGGGAGAAGCCGAACTACCTGGCCGGTGTCCTGTCGGCGATCTGGCTCGTGCTGGTCCTCGTGCCGCTGTACTTCGTGGTCAGCAGCAGCTTCCGCACCCGGCAGGAGTACCTGCGGGACAACCCGCTGAAGCTGCCGAGCGCGCCGACTCTCGACAACTACAAGTCGGTCTTCACCGGCGGGTTCGGCCGGTACTTCTTCAACAACATCGTCGTCACGGTGGGCACGGTCGCCATCGTGGTGCTCCTGGTGGTGCCGGCGGCCTACGCGGTGGCCCGCAACACCTCGCCGATGGTCCAGCGCGGGTTCTCCCTCATGCTGATCGGCCTGGCCGTCCCCGCCCAGGCGGTGATCATCCCGGTATACCTCCTGATCAACCAGCTGCGGCTCTACGACACCCTGCTGGCGGTCATCCTGCCGACGGCGGCCTTCGCGCTGCCGGTGGCGATGCTGGTGATGACCAACAGCCTGCGGGACATCCCCAACGAGCTGTACGAGGCGCAGGTCCTCGACGGGGCCAATGCCCTGCAGACGCTGCGCAACCTGGTGCTCCCGCTGGCCAAGCCGGCGATCACCACGGTCTCGGTCTTCACCGCGCTGGGGGCCTGGAACGGCTTCCTCTTCCCGCTGGTGCTCACCCAGTCCAAGGAGCAGCGCACGCTGACGCTGGGTCTGCAGACGTTCTCCAGCCAGTTCGGCACCAACGTGCCCGGGCTGCTGGCAGCGGTCACGCTGTCGCTGCTGCCGATCTTCTTCGTCTACCTCTTCGGGCGGCGCTACCTGCTCGGCGGCCTGACGGCGGGCTTCGGCAAGTAG
- a CDS encoding ROK family transcriptional regulator: MTQRLTGVSSSARQSTVRTANLGLVLRTVCAAEGPLSRADIAGLTGVTRATAARLADELVAGGLLDEVEREAPHGRGRPATPLVPGARFSALGLQADAGLLAARVLDLRGRVVAERVEHGDHRDSDPTATLAALGALATDVLTGLPDDHHLVGAGLALPGVVDAEAGVLLRAPNLGWSDLRAADLITPSLPAGLDLGLGNEADLAARTVAEEAPGRPGHHRDVVYLSGQIGIGGAVVLGGRVTGSSGWAGEVGHVCVDPAGPACSCGSTGCLELYAGRHALLRAAGLPLETPPGDLARLAAAGEPAAVAALDTGAWALGVALAGVVNVVGIPTVVLGGHLAELADLLRPALEQHLTDRVLSARWRRPRVVGVPGPPAAGASGAALQVLADVLADPARQLG, encoded by the coding sequence ATGACGCAGCGACTGACCGGGGTGTCGAGCAGTGCCCGCCAGTCCACCGTCCGGACGGCGAACCTCGGCCTGGTGCTGCGTACGGTGTGCGCTGCCGAGGGGCCGCTGTCCCGCGCCGACATCGCCGGCCTGACCGGGGTCACCCGGGCGACGGCCGCCCGGCTGGCCGACGAGCTGGTGGCCGGTGGCCTGCTGGACGAGGTCGAGCGCGAGGCGCCCCACGGCCGCGGTCGCCCCGCCACCCCGCTGGTGCCCGGCGCCCGGTTCAGCGCCCTGGGGCTGCAGGCCGACGCCGGGCTGCTCGCCGCCCGGGTGCTCGACCTCCGCGGCCGGGTGGTCGCCGAGCGGGTGGAACACGGCGACCACCGCGACTCCGACCCGACGGCAACGCTGGCCGCCCTCGGGGCGCTCGCCACCGACGTCCTCACCGGACTGCCGGACGACCACCACCTGGTCGGGGCCGGCCTGGCCCTGCCCGGGGTGGTGGACGCCGAGGCGGGCGTGCTGCTGCGCGCGCCCAACCTGGGGTGGTCGGACCTGCGCGCGGCGGACCTGATCACGCCGTCGCTGCCGGCCGGCCTGGACCTCGGGCTCGGCAACGAGGCCGACCTCGCCGCTCGCACCGTCGCCGAGGAGGCGCCCGGGCGTCCCGGGCACCACCGCGACGTCGTGTACCTGTCCGGTCAGATCGGCATCGGTGGTGCGGTGGTCCTGGGCGGCCGGGTCACCGGCAGCTCCGGCTGGGCCGGGGAGGTCGGCCACGTGTGCGTGGACCCCGCCGGCCCGGCCTGCAGCTGCGGTTCCACCGGCTGCCTGGAGCTCTACGCCGGCCGGCACGCCCTGCTGCGGGCCGCGGGTCTGCCGCTGGAGACGCCACCCGGGGACCTCGCCCGGCTGGCCGCGGCCGGCGAGCCTGCTGCGGTCGCCGCCCTGGACACCGGGGCGTGGGCCCTGGGCGTGGCCCTGGCCGGGGTGGTGAACGTCGTCGGCATCCCGACCGTGGTGCTCGGTGGCCACCTCGCCGAGCTGGCCGACCTGCTCCGCCCGGCACTGGAGCAGCACCTCACCGACCGGGTGCTGTCCGCCCGCTGGCGCCGCCCGCGGGTGGTCGGCGTCCCCGGGCCCCCCGCCGCCGGTGCCAGCGGCGCCGCCCTCCAGGTGCTGGCCGACGTCCTCGCCGACCCGGCGCGCCAGCTGGGCTGA
- the xylA gene encoding xylose isomerase, with product MSTPQATPADKFTFGLWTIGWTARDPFGDATRADVDVVESVHKLAGMGAYGVTFHDDDVIPFGSEAAARDKVIARFKGALDETGLKVPMVTTNLFTHPVFKEGGLTANDREVRRYAMRKVMRNMDLAAELGAETYVLWGGREGAEVDMAKDLQAALDRYAEAIDTLAQYSEDRGYGLKFALEPKPNEPRGDIFLPTIGHAIAFISKLQHKDLVGINPETGHEQMANLNFTHGIAEAIWLGKLFHIDLNGQHGPKFDQDLVFGHGDLLQAFSTVDLLENGGLNGGPSYTGPRHFDYKPLRTEDMDGVWRSAQANITTYLLLKERAAAFRADPEVQEAMAAARVGELSTPTLGEGGYQELLDDRSAFEDFDADTVAQRGAGVVRLDQLMIEHLLGAR from the coding sequence ATGAGCACCCCCCAGGCCACCCCCGCGGACAAGTTCACCTTCGGTCTCTGGACCATCGGCTGGACGGCCCGCGACCCCTTCGGTGACGCCACCCGCGCCGACGTCGACGTCGTCGAGTCCGTGCACAAGCTCGCCGGGATGGGCGCCTACGGCGTCACCTTCCACGACGACGACGTCATCCCCTTCGGCAGCGAGGCCGCTGCGCGCGACAAGGTCATCGCCCGCTTCAAGGGCGCCCTGGACGAGACCGGTCTCAAGGTCCCCATGGTGACCACCAACCTGTTCACCCACCCGGTGTTCAAGGAGGGCGGGCTCACCGCCAACGACCGCGAGGTCCGCCGCTACGCGATGCGCAAGGTCATGCGCAACATGGACCTCGCCGCCGAGCTCGGTGCCGAGACCTACGTCCTGTGGGGTGGCCGCGAGGGCGCCGAGGTCGACATGGCCAAGGACCTGCAGGCCGCCCTCGACCGCTACGCCGAGGCCATCGACACCCTGGCCCAGTACTCCGAGGACCGCGGCTACGGGCTCAAGTTCGCCCTGGAGCCCAAGCCGAACGAGCCCCGCGGCGACATCTTCCTGCCGACCATCGGGCACGCCATCGCCTTCATCAGCAAGCTGCAGCACAAGGACCTGGTCGGGATCAACCCCGAGACCGGCCACGAGCAGATGGCGAACCTGAACTTCACCCACGGCATCGCCGAGGCGATCTGGCTGGGCAAGCTCTTCCACATCGACCTCAACGGCCAGCACGGCCCGAAGTTCGACCAGGACCTGGTCTTCGGCCACGGCGACCTGCTGCAGGCCTTCAGCACCGTCGACCTGCTGGAGAACGGCGGCCTGAACGGCGGCCCGTCCTACACCGGCCCCCGGCACTTCGACTACAAGCCGCTGCGCACCGAGGACATGGACGGCGTGTGGCGTTCGGCCCAGGCCAACATCACCACCTACCTCCTGCTCAAGGAGCGGGCCGCTGCGTTCCGCGCCGACCCGGAGGTCCAGGAGGCCATGGCCGCGGCCCGCGTCGGCGAGCTGAGCACCCCCACCCTCGGTGAGGGCGGCTACCAGGAGCTGCTGGACGACCGTTCTGCGTTCGAGGACTTCGACGCCGACACTGTTGCCCAGCGGGGCGCCGGCGTCGTCCGGCTCGACCAGCTGATGATCGAGCACCTGCTCGGCGCCCGCTGA